A single genomic interval of Buchnera aphidicola str. Bp (Baizongia pistaciae) harbors:
- the bioB gene encoding biotin synthase BioB — protein sequence MKTQWNFEKVKELFDQPFFDILFLAQNIHRKNFNANQIQISTLLSIKTGACPEDCKYCPQSARYKTNIKIEKLLTLKQILKSAQQAKKLGSTRFCMGAAWKNPKERDMHFLKTVIQEVKKLGLETCMTLGTLHNDQADRLAKAGLDFYNHNLDTSKSYYQKIVTTRTYQDRLNTLKKVRKSGMKICSGGILGLGEKLKDRIELLIELSNLEIAPESIPINMLVKVKGTPLENQTSIDTFDFIKTIAITRIMMPTSYIRLSAGRENMNEQTQAMCFLSGANSIFYGCKLLTTPNPKKERDKQLFSKLGLNIKHKNTNLNYSILSDNSLNYTSKIHSQQFYNAETA from the coding sequence ATGAAAACACAATGGAATTTTGAAAAAGTAAAAGAGCTCTTTGATCAACCATTCTTTGACATATTATTTTTAGCACAAAATATCCATAGAAAAAATTTTAATGCTAATCAAATACAAATAAGTACGCTTTTGTCAATTAAAACAGGGGCATGCCCTGAAGATTGTAAATATTGTCCTCAAAGCGCTCGATATAAAACAAACATAAAAATAGAAAAATTATTAACGCTAAAGCAAATATTAAAATCAGCGCAACAAGCAAAAAAACTAGGATCTACTCGTTTTTGTATGGGAGCAGCTTGGAAAAATCCTAAGGAAAGAGATATGCATTTTTTAAAAACTGTTATTCAAGAAGTAAAAAAATTAGGATTAGAGACTTGTATGACGTTAGGAACTCTACATAACGATCAAGCTGATAGACTTGCAAAAGCAGGTTTAGATTTTTATAATCATAACTTAGATACTTCAAAAAGTTATTACCAAAAAATCGTTACTACTCGAACTTATCAAGATAGATTAAATACTCTAAAAAAAGTTAGAAAGTCTGGTATGAAGATTTGTTCTGGAGGAATTTTAGGTTTGGGAGAAAAATTAAAAGATCGAATTGAGTTATTAATCGAGCTATCTAATTTAGAAATAGCACCTGAAAGTATTCCAATAAATATGTTAGTAAAAGTTAAGGGTACGCCGTTGGAAAATCAAACAAGTATTGATACATTTGATTTTATTAAAACTATTGCAATAACACGTATAATGATGCCTACTTCCTATATACGTTTATCAGCTGGTAGAGAAAATATGAATGAACAAACTCAAGCTATGTGTTTTTTATCTGGTGCTAATTCTATCTTTTATGGATGTAAATTATTAACGACACCTAATCCCAAGAAAGAACGCGATAAACAATTATTTTCTAAACTTGGATTAAATATTAAACACAAAAATACTAATTTAAATTATTCTATATTAAGCGACAATTCTTTAAATTACACTTCAAAAATACATAGCCAGCAATTTTATAACGCAGAAACTGCATGA
- the bioA gene encoding adenosylmethionine--8-amino-7-oxononanoate transaminase has translation MQKNNLNFDKQHIWHPYASMIQPTPCILVKSAKGIILKLHNGKKLIDGMSSWWSTIHGYNHPRLNNALKNQINKMSHVMFGGITHYPAISLCKKLIEITPNSLTRIFLSDSGSVSIEIAIKMILQYWQSLGKNKVIFLTIKKSYHGDTFAAMSVCDPKNSFHQFYHNFLPINIFADNPKCSFDGLWNKKDIISFKKLIQKHKDVVAAVILEPIVQSVGGMKFYHPNYLKQVRFLCDLYKIPLILDEIATGFGRTGKFFAFEHSNIVPDVLCIGKAITGGTITLSATLTTDKIANVISNSASGCLMHGPTFMGNPLACAAAYENILILQENKWKIQVKNIETCLRTYLFPLKTHYEVYDVRVLGAIGVVECYHYINISMMQNYFVKNNVWIRPFRKLIYLVPAYIIDNASLKKLINVISNALNYENFFMK, from the coding sequence ATGCAAAAAAATAATTTAAATTTTGACAAACAACATATTTGGCATCCATATGCATCAATGATTCAACCTACCCCATGTATTTTAGTAAAATCTGCAAAAGGAATTATTTTAAAATTACATAATGGTAAAAAATTAATTGACGGTATGTCTTCATGGTGGTCTACCATACATGGTTATAATCATCCTAGACTAAACAATGCGCTGAAAAATCAAATCAATAAAATGTCACATGTTATGTTTGGTGGAATTACTCATTATCCTGCAATTTCATTATGTAAAAAACTAATAGAAATTACACCAAATTCATTAACTCGAATTTTTTTGTCAGATTCAGGATCTGTTTCTATTGAAATAGCAATAAAAATGATTTTACAATATTGGCAATCATTAGGTAAAAATAAAGTAATATTTTTAACTATAAAAAAAAGTTATCATGGAGATACATTCGCAGCTATGTCAGTATGTGATCCTAAAAATTCATTTCATCAATTTTATCACAACTTTTTACCGATTAATATTTTTGCTGATAACCCAAAATGTTCTTTTGACGGATTATGGAATAAAAAAGATATTATTTCATTTAAAAAATTAATTCAAAAACATAAAGATGTTGTTGCAGCTGTCATTTTAGAACCTATTGTACAAAGTGTGGGAGGAATGAAATTTTATCATCCTAATTATTTAAAACAAGTTCGTTTTTTATGCGACTTATATAAAATTCCATTAATATTAGATGAAATTGCGACAGGATTTGGGCGAACAGGTAAATTTTTTGCTTTTGAACATTCTAATATAGTTCCTGATGTTCTTTGCATAGGAAAAGCTATTACAGGTGGAACTATTACTTTATCTGCCACACTTACTACTGATAAAATCGCAAATGTAATTAGTAATAGTGCATCCGGGTGTCTCATGCATGGCCCTACTTTTATGGGAAATCCATTAGCTTGTGCAGCAGCTTATGAAAATATATTAATTCTTCAAGAAAACAAGTGGAAAATACAAGTTAAAAACATTGAAACATGTTTGCGTACTTATTTATTTCCGCTAAAAACACATTATGAAGTTTATGATGTACGTGTATTAGGCGCAATTGGTGTAGTAGAATGTTATCATTATATTAATATTAGTATGATGCAAAATTATTTTGTAAAAAATAACGTATGGATTAGACCATTTAGAAAATTGATATATCTTGTTCCAGCTTATATAATTGATAATGCGTCTTTAAAAAAATTAATCAATGTTATTTCTAATGCATTAAATTATGAAAATTTTTTTATGAAATAA
- the pgl gene encoding beta-propeller fold lactonase family protein: MKQIIYITLAKNQEIEVWKLHDDFSLNLLQRISTQGEPQPIIISKDKKYLYIGVRPKFKVYSYKIKADGTLTKHACSTLPGSPNHFEIDHTGKYLFSSSYHFNCLSITPLDTLGIPRPVTQTIKNIFGCHASKMNCYNTCLFISALKKDCIYAYNFKKNGKLLKNTRKNFMTNVNFGPRHLDLQKCNNRLYSVNELNGSVDIWSINSFSNELILLKNINIMSKNYCNAAWSSDLHISPCEKFLYVSDRIENTISIIKLEKDVQNIEKIGHIKTELQPRTFSINSTGENLIVVGEKSNSFSVYKISKITGLLELKNTYSTGNRPVWISSLML, translated from the coding sequence ATGAAACAAATAATTTATATTACATTAGCAAAAAATCAAGAAATTGAAGTATGGAAATTACATGACGATTTTTCTTTAAATTTATTACAAAGAATATCAACACAAGGAGAACCTCAACCAATAATTATTTCCAAAGATAAGAAATATTTATATATAGGCGTACGACCTAAATTTAAAGTTTATTCTTATAAAATTAAAGCTGATGGAACTTTAACAAAACATGCATGTTCAACTCTTCCAGGTAGTCCTAATCATTTTGAAATTGATCATACAGGAAAATATCTATTTTCTAGTTCATATCATTTTAATTGTCTAAGTATTACTCCCCTTGATACATTAGGAATTCCTCGACCAGTTACACAAACTATTAAGAACATATTTGGATGTCATGCATCCAAAATGAATTGTTACAATACTTGCTTATTTATATCAGCACTAAAAAAAGATTGTATTTATGCATATAATTTTAAAAAAAACGGCAAATTATTAAAAAATACACGTAAAAATTTTATGACTAATGTAAATTTTGGCCCCAGACACTTAGATCTTCAAAAATGTAATAATCGCTTATATAGTGTTAATGAGTTAAACGGATCAGTAGACATATGGTCTATTAATTCATTTTCAAATGAATTGATACTATTAAAAAATATCAACATTATGTCTAAAAATTATTGTAATGCAGCTTGGTCATCTGATTTGCATATTTCTCCATGCGAAAAATTTTTATATGTTTCTGATAGAATAGAAAATACAATTTCAATTATAAAACTTGAAAAAGATGTTCAAAATATAGAAAAAATAGGACATATTAAAACAGAATTACAACCTAGAACATTTTCTATTAACAGTACCGGAGAAAATTTAATAGTTGTTGGAGAAAAATCTAATAGCTTTAGCGTATATAAAATTTCGAAAATAACAGGATTATTAGAACTAAAAAATACATATTCTACTGGAAACAGACCAGTCTGGATATCTAGCCTTATGTTATAA
- the mfd gene encoding transcription-repair coupling factor — MLIKSLVQKNQVYFTNNSLDEKNICDLSKLKINQPIVHFEHGVGRYQGLTTVTTRNIKTECVVINYAQNSKLYVPITYLYLISRYIGTSKKDIPLHRLGNDLWNKEKKKANEKAYDSAAILLNIYSHRISQKGFSFKKHHTKYKIFCERFPFTLTPDQDSAINSVLSDMYKSTPMDRLVCGDVGFGKTEVAMRATFLAVCNQKQVAILVPTTLLAQQHFNNFTLRFKYWSTKIEILSRFQSETKCNEIINNVNIGNVHVLIGTHKILLKNLKWKNLGLLIVDEEHRFGVHHKEQIKLISNNIDVLTLTATPIPRTLNMAFVGIRDLSIIATPPKQRLIVKTFVREFSYTVIRKAILREILRGGQVYYIYNNVNKIERKKIELKKLVPEANIRIGHGQLRSTDLESIMNDFYHKRFNVLVCSTIIETGIDIPNVNTIIIENANNFGLAQLHQLRGRVGRSQHQAYAWLLVPSLKDIKSDAKKRIDAITSIESFGSCFELANRDLEIRGIGEILGNNQSGHITKIGFSLYMKLLMNAVRNIKNGYYKPLNDIINTYPKIELNVSNLLPDSYIKKVNHRLFFYNKIATSNNFLDLEKIRLTLCKNFGNLPNSGDYLIKIAKIRLISKKIGVKKIKSDVKGGYIEFFEDSKINIQNLLKEFKKEKNCWKFDTSNRLRFSKNFKNNSERIDWILNMLININN; from the coding sequence ATGTTAATAAAAAGCTTAGTACAAAAGAATCAAGTTTATTTTACTAATAATAGTCTTGATGAAAAAAATATATGTGATTTATCTAAACTCAAAATAAATCAACCTATTGTTCATTTTGAACATGGTGTAGGAAGATATCAAGGTTTAACTACTGTTACGACTAGAAATATAAAAACTGAATGCGTAGTTATAAATTATGCACAAAATTCTAAATTGTATGTTCCTATTACATATTTATATTTAATTAGTCGATATATAGGAACTTCAAAAAAGGATATTCCGCTACATAGACTTGGAAATGATTTATGGAATAAAGAGAAAAAAAAAGCTAACGAAAAAGCATATGATTCTGCTGCTATACTTCTAAATATTTATTCACATAGAATTTCTCAAAAAGGATTTTCATTTAAAAAACATCATACAAAATACAAAATATTTTGCGAACGTTTTCCATTTACGTTAACACCTGATCAAGATAGTGCTATTAATTCTGTACTAAGTGATATGTATAAATCAACTCCTATGGATCGATTAGTTTGTGGTGATGTTGGTTTTGGAAAAACTGAAGTTGCAATGCGAGCTACTTTTTTAGCTGTTTGTAACCAAAAACAAGTAGCAATTTTAGTTCCAACAACCCTGTTAGCCCAACAACATTTTAACAATTTTACTTTACGTTTTAAATATTGGTCTACAAAAATAGAAATTTTGTCTCGCTTTCAATCCGAAACAAAATGTAATGAGATAATAAATAATGTAAATATAGGAAATGTTCATGTACTCATCGGAACTCATAAAATTTTACTCAAAAATTTAAAATGGAAAAATTTAGGATTATTAATTGTTGACGAAGAACACAGATTTGGAGTGCATCACAAAGAACAAATAAAATTAATATCTAATAATATTGACGTTTTAACGTTAACTGCTACTCCTATTCCTAGAACTTTAAATATGGCATTCGTTGGAATTCGAGACTTATCGATTATTGCTACTCCTCCAAAACAAAGATTAATTGTCAAAACGTTTGTTCGAGAATTTAGTTATACGGTAATTCGTAAAGCTATTCTTAGAGAAATATTACGAGGCGGGCAAGTATATTATATTTATAACAATGTAAATAAAATTGAAAGAAAAAAAATAGAATTAAAAAAACTTGTTCCTGAAGCTAACATTAGAATAGGACATGGACAACTACGTAGTACAGATTTAGAATCAATAATGAATGATTTTTATCATAAACGATTTAATGTATTAGTTTGTTCTACTATTATAGAAACAGGTATAGATATTCCTAACGTCAATACAATTATTATTGAAAATGCTAATAACTTTGGATTAGCACAATTACACCAATTACGAGGCAGAGTAGGTCGTTCTCAACACCAAGCGTATGCTTGGTTGTTAGTACCTTCGTTAAAGGATATAAAATCAGATGCAAAAAAAAGAATTGATGCTATTACTTCTATAGAAAGTTTTGGTTCATGTTTTGAATTAGCTAATCGTGATTTAGAGATTAGAGGAATTGGAGAAATATTAGGAAATAACCAAAGTGGGCATATAACAAAAATAGGTTTTTCTTTATACATGAAATTATTAATGAATGCTGTAAGAAATATAAAAAATGGTTACTACAAACCATTAAATGACATCATAAATACTTATCCTAAAATTGAATTAAATGTATCAAATTTATTACCTGATAGTTATATAAAAAAAGTAAATCATAGATTGTTTTTTTATAATAAAATAGCAACGTCTAATAACTTTTTAGATTTAGAAAAAATCAGACTAACATTGTGTAAAAATTTTGGTAATTTACCTAATTCAGGAGACTATTTAATAAAAATTGCTAAGATACGTTTAATTTCTAAAAAAATAGGAGTAAAAAAAATAAAATCTGATGTCAAAGGGGGATATATAGAATTTTTTGAAGATAGTAAAATTAACATACAAAATTTACTAAAAGAATTCAAAAAAGAAAAAAACTGTTGGAAATTTGACACTTCTAATCGTTTAAGATTTTCTAAAAATTTTAAAAATAACAGCGAAAGAATTGATTGGATTTTAAATATGTTAATAAATATAAATAATTAA
- the gap gene encoding type I glyceraldehyde-3-phosphate dehydrogenase — translation MTIKIGINGFGRIGRVLFRLAQLRSNIEILAINDLINVQYIAYMLKYDSIHGNFNGKIVIKNETLFVNGKKIRITNEKDPKNLMWGDLNIDVVIESTGIFLTTEDSYKHIQAGAKKVIITSPPKDNTPMFVRGVNFNEYVGQKIVSNASCTTNCLAPLAKVINDEFEIVEGLMTTVHATTATQKTVDGVSYKDWRGGRSALQNIIPSTTGAARAVGKVLPELNGKLTGIAFRIPTANVSVVDLTVRNKKIATYEDICQIIKYASNHDMKEVIGYTEDHVVSSDFNGNTLTSIFDAKAGLSLNNNFIKLVSWYDNECGYSSKVLDLSEFISTFS, via the coding sequence ATGACTATTAAAATAGGTATTAATGGGTTTGGACGTATCGGAAGAGTATTGTTTAGATTAGCTCAATTACGATCTAACATTGAAATACTAGCAATTAATGATCTTATTAACGTTCAATATATAGCATATATGTTGAAATATGATTCAATACATGGAAATTTTAATGGAAAAATTGTTATTAAAAATGAAACATTATTTGTAAATGGAAAAAAAATTAGAATTACAAACGAAAAAGATCCAAAAAATTTAATGTGGGGAGATTTAAATATTGATGTTGTAATAGAATCAACAGGTATTTTTTTAACTACAGAAGATTCTTATAAACATATACAAGCTGGAGCTAAAAAAGTAATTATTACTAGCCCACCAAAAGATAATACTCCAATGTTTGTTCGAGGTGTTAATTTTAATGAATATGTAGGACAAAAAATTGTTTCAAATGCTTCTTGTACTACTAATTGTTTAGCACCCTTAGCTAAAGTAATTAATGATGAATTTGAAATTGTAGAAGGCTTAATGACCACTGTACATGCTACTACAGCTACTCAAAAAACTGTAGACGGAGTATCCTATAAAGATTGGAGAGGTGGGAGAAGTGCGTTACAAAACATTATTCCTTCTACCACTGGTGCAGCTCGAGCAGTAGGTAAGGTACTTCCTGAATTAAATGGAAAATTAACAGGAATAGCTTTTCGTATACCCACAGCAAACGTTTCTGTAGTAGATCTTACAGTAAGAAACAAAAAGATTGCTACTTACGAAGATATTTGTCAAATAATTAAGTATGCATCAAATCATGACATGAAAGAAGTAATAGGATACACTGAAGATCATGTGGTATCTTCAGACTTTAATGGAAATACGTTAACATCAATTTTTGATGCTAAAGCTGGATTATCATTAAATAACAATTTTATAAAATTGGTGTCATGGTATGACAATGAATGTGGGTATTCTAGTAAAGTATTAGATTTATCTGAATTTATTAGTACTTTTTCATAA
- the fldA gene encoding flavodoxin FldA, which yields MESIGIFFGSDTGNTENVAKLIHKYIGTNISSIHDIANTNKKDIELFNILIFGVSTWYYGELQCDWDDFLPTLKKINFNNKIIALFGCGDQEDYSEYFCDGIGILYNVIRLSKNVRFIGSWTSKGYSFECSKALDKNKNFLGLVIDEDRQPEQSNQRIIQWTKKIKTELNSLLN from the coding sequence ATGGAAAGTATTGGTATTTTTTTTGGTAGTGATACTGGAAATACAGAAAATGTAGCTAAATTAATTCACAAATATATAGGAACGAATATTTCTTCTATTCACGATATTGCTAATACGAATAAAAAAGATATTGAGTTGTTTAATATTCTAATATTTGGTGTTTCTACATGGTACTACGGAGAACTTCAGTGTGATTGGGATGATTTTTTACCAACTCTAAAAAAAATTAACTTTAATAATAAAATTATAGCTTTATTTGGATGTGGAGATCAAGAAGATTACTCAGAATACTTTTGTGATGGAATTGGAATTTTGTATAATGTTATTAGACTTTCAAAAAATGTAAGATTTATTGGATCATGGACTTCGAAAGGATATTCTTTTGAATGTTCTAAAGCATTAGATAAGAACAAAAATTTTTTGGGATTAGTAATAGATGAAGATCGACAACCAGAACAAAGTAACCAGAGAATAATACAATGGACTAAAAAAATTAAAACAGAACTAAACTCTTTACTTAATTAA
- the phrB gene encoding deoxyribodipyrimidine photo-lyase: MNVNLMWFRNDLRLSDNSALHFSCRNNASTVLALFIATPKQWERHCLAPKKKMLIYKNIVALKKKITELGIIFYYYESTDYLESTNYIIEFCKIHKVTSIFFNLEYEFYERQRDKIIKKKLKKNNIIINCFHDSVLITPGSIKNSYGKMYKKFSYFKYKCIKQLQLNIPSCFPKPQNKNLHDHYSLDFTIPIFHTYLEKFDANIFPIGEDIVYEKLKFFIKYAFNKYNFDQEIFELNSTSMLSAHLSIGVISPRQCVTLLFKEYPDIIHKLEECKWINELLWREFYQHLLYFYPNIGQNQSLYHWENRIKWDNNLYYLNLWKQGNTGYPIIDAGMRQLKQLGWISNRLRMITASFLVKNLLIDWRKGEEYFMSQLIDGDFASNNGNWQWIASVGTDSMPYFRIFNPMLQSKKFDINAKFIRKYIPELSNVSTYNIHNPCDNNKTNKIHSKYPQPIINYYHSKKKTLLVFKHAKCSNKL, encoded by the coding sequence ATGAATGTCAATCTTATGTGGTTTCGAAACGATTTGCGCCTCAGTGATAATTCAGCATTACATTTTTCATGTCGAAATAATGCGTCTACAGTATTAGCATTATTCATTGCAACACCAAAACAATGGGAACGTCATTGTCTAGCACCAAAAAAAAAAATGTTAATATATAAAAATATTGTTGCACTAAAAAAAAAAATAACAGAATTAGGAATTATTTTTTATTATTATGAATCTACAGATTATTTAGAATCAACTAATTATATAATTGAGTTTTGTAAAATTCATAAAGTTACTTCTATATTTTTTAATCTCGAATATGAATTCTATGAACGTCAAAGAGATAAAATAATAAAAAAAAAATTAAAGAAAAATAATATTATTATAAATTGTTTTCATGATTCCGTATTAATTACTCCTGGTTCTATAAAAAATAGTTATGGAAAAATGTATAAGAAGTTTAGTTATTTTAAATATAAATGCATCAAACAATTACAACTAAATATTCCAAGTTGTTTTCCTAAACCTCAAAACAAAAATTTACATGATCATTATTCTTTAGATTTTACTATCCCAATATTTCATACTTATTTAGAAAAATTTGATGCTAATATCTTTCCTATTGGAGAAGACATAGTTTATGAAAAACTTAAATTTTTTATAAAATATGCATTTAACAAATATAATTTTGATCAAGAAATTTTTGAATTAAATAGTACTAGCATGTTATCCGCACATTTGTCAATCGGGGTTATATCACCCCGACAATGCGTAACTTTGTTATTTAAAGAATATCCGGATATTATTCATAAACTAGAAGAGTGTAAATGGATAAATGAACTATTATGGCGTGAATTTTACCAACATTTGTTATATTTTTATCCAAATATAGGTCAAAACCAATCTTTATATCATTGGGAAAATCGCATAAAATGGGATAATAATTTGTATTATCTAAATTTATGGAAACAAGGGAATACTGGGTACCCCATAATAGATGCTGGAATGAGACAGTTAAAGCAACTAGGATGGATAAGTAATCGATTACGAATGATTACGGCTAGTTTTTTGGTAAAAAATTTATTAATTGATTGGAGAAAAGGAGAAGAATATTTTATGTCACAATTAATAGATGGAGACTTTGCATCAAATAACGGAAATTGGCAATGGATTGCATCGGTAGGAACTGATAGCATGCCATATTTTCGTATTTTTAATCCTATGTTGCAATCTAAAAAATTTGATATAAACGCGAAGTTTATACGAAAATATATTCCAGAACTAAGTAATGTTTCTACGTATAACATTCATAATCCTTGTGATAACAACAAAACAAACAAAATACATTCTAAATATCCACAACCTATAATAAATTATTATCATTCTAAGAAAAAAACATTGTTAGTATTTAAACATGCTAAATGTAGTAATAAATTATAA